A window of the Gossypium arboreum isolate Shixiya-1 chromosome 2, ASM2569848v2, whole genome shotgun sequence genome harbors these coding sequences:
- the LOC108467095 gene encoding la-related protein 6B: MALTETLDSPQSSSSSDPQLLRNLSSSRLNAQAPEFVPTRSTSQQQQQQQQSMRMMIPPPPPPGIMHVYSPPPAPAGAAFHLPVPMPPHLVPVPHHMSMRNHHHHHPYQNHHHREQEVEAVAKKDHQEHKDHGSISSKNGLSEEATLKILNQVEYYFGDLNLATTDHLMRFINKDPDGYVPISVVASFKKIKALVTTHSQLATVLRNSAKLVVSEDGKKVRRQHPLTESDMEELQSRIIVAENLPEDHCHQNLMKIFSAVGSVKTIRTCQPQPSGGGMSSASRSAKSDGMHFSNKLHAFVEYETVELAEKAVAELNEEGNWRSGLRVRLMLRHVSKPAHARAKKGHDGEGQYEEDDVCISELPSNEKQQEDPSQLSDIHSHGNPASSNPILIGEEHSNEKEGGQKKGRNRGRGKGRGRTQYHNNHHSSHGNHVGTPPSASSNWVSNEQATGAKQPPGPRMPDGTRGFAMGRGKPVAVNTA, translated from the exons ATGGCCCTGACAGAAACCCTAGATTCCCCgcaatcatcatcttcttcagaTCCACAACTGTTGCGGAACTTGTCATCCAGTCGGCTCAATGCCCAGGCGCCCGAGTTTGTGCCTACTCGCTCGACGTCTCAGCAGCAGCAACAACAGCAGCAAAGCATGAGGATGATGATCCCTCCTCCTCCACCCCCTGGGATCATGCACGTCTACTCTCCTCCTCCTGCGCCGGCGGGGGCGGCGTTTCACCTCCCCGTGCCTATGCCACCTCACTTGGTTCCCGTTCCCCATCATATGTCCATGagaaatcatcatcatcatcatccttACCAGAACCATCATCATCGAGAGCAGGAAGTTGAAGCTGTTGCTAAGAAAGATCATCAGGAGCACAAGGATCATGGTTCGATTTCCTCCAAAAACGGGCTATCTGAAGAAGCTACACTGAAGATTTTGAATCAG GTTGAGTACTATTTTGGTGATTTGAACTTGGCCACCACGGATCATCTTATGAGGTTCATCAACAAGGACCCTGATGGATATG TGCCAATATCTGTTGTTGCATCTTTTAAGAAGATTAAAGCCCTTGTAACTACTCATTCCCAGCTAGCTACTGTTTTGCGGAACTCAGCAAAGCTT GTAGTTAGTGAAGATGGAAAAAAAGTAAGACGCCAGCATCCCCTTACTGAATCAGATATGGAAGAGTTGCAA TCTCGTATAATTGTTGCTGAAAATTTGCCTGAGGATCACTGCCATCAGAACCTCATGAAGATTTTCTCTGCGGTTGGGAG TGTGAAAACAATCCGTACCTGTCAGCCTCAACCCTCTGGTGGTGGGATGTCTTCAGCATCTAGGTCAGCAAAGAGTGATGGCATGCATTTTAGTAACAAG TTGCATGCATTTGTGGAATATGAAACTGTTGAGTTGGCTGAAAAAGCT GTTGCGGAGCTTAACGAAGAGGGAAATTGGAGGAGTGGTCTTAGGGTCCGTCTAATGCTTAGACATGTG TCAAAACCTGCTCATGCAAGAGCGAAAAAGGGCCATGATGGAGAAGGTCAATATGAGGAAGATGATGTTTGTATTTCTGAACTGCCTTCAAATGAGAAACAACAAGAAGATCCTTCTCAGTTGTCTGATATTCATTCACATGGGAATCCTGCAAGTTCCAATCCAATTCTTATA GGAGAGGAGCATTCTAATGAGAAAGAGGGCGGGCAGAAAAAAGGGAGAAACAGGGGCCGGGGTAAAGGACGTGGGCGGACTCAATACCATAATAACCATCATAGTAGTCACGGAAATCATGTAGGCACTCCCCCTTCAGCTTCAAGTAATTGGGTCAGCAATGAGCAAGCTACTGGAGCAAAGCAGCCCCCTGGTCCTCGTATGCCAGATGGCACAAGAGGATTTGCTATGGGTCGAGGGAAGCCAGTTGCTGTTAATACTGCATGA
- the LOC108467330 gene encoding poly(ADP-ribose) glycohydrolase 1-like isoform X3, translating into MEDSAELESILPYLPLVIGSSRRLLWPSKVVEALEAMSRGPDHSRVNCGEVLSIAISDMRASLSLADPLALSAPLGYALFFDELMSGADSRKWFAEDIPKLANLLLRLPSLLEVHYQNSRAYGYGLRILGPQQPGMVLLSQELIGALLACSLFCLFPISNRGLKHLPTINFDQLFASLYDSYSESQENKVRCIICYFQRICLQMPTGSVSFERKLLSLEHHPWQSFLSYPYADFWTKSTIRLCPFQVHSSGLIEDHAIEALEVDFANKYLGGGALHRGCVQEEIRFMINPELIAGMLFLPSMADNEAIEIVGAERFSDYTGYASSFRFSGDYVDKRSVDFLGRRKTRIVAIDALCSPRMKQYKPKYLLRETNKAFCGFLDQSKYSQYKRLFKMNSVLVSLIKDNKHDGDISGDEILLHDDHYFSVLQLNEGSSLPIKAKGESRTEEVRKSDEKSWHLEDCENYIGIATGNWGCGAFGGDPEVKTIIQWLAASQALRPFISYYTFGLEALQSLAQVTQWIILQKWNVGDLWNILIEYSCQKLRGEADVGFFAWLLPSLPK; encoded by the exons ATGGAAGACAGCGCAGAGTTGGAGTCGATCCTGCCTTATCTACCGTTAGTAATTGGATCTTCGAGGCGACTGTTATGGCCATCGAAAGTGGTTGAGGCTCTGGAGGCGATGTCCAGAGGTCCTGATCACAGCCGAGTCAACTGTGGCGAAGTCCTCTCCATCGCCATTTCCGACATGAGAGCTTCTCTTTCCCTCGCTGACCCTCTCGCTCTCTCTGCCCCCCTAGGCTATGCCCTCTTCTTTGATGAG CTCATGTCCGGGGCCGACTCCAGAAAATGGTTTGCGGAAGATATTCCAAAATTAGCCAATCTGCTATTGCGGTTGCCTTCCCTTTTAGAGGTTCACTATCAGAACTCGCGGGCTTATGGATACGGTCTCCGCATCTTGGGCCCGCAGCAACCTGGCATGGTGCTTCTCTCCCAG GAGTTGATTGGCGCTCTACTTGCATGCTCTTTATTTTGTTTGTTTCCAATCTCTAATAGAGGTCTTAAACATCTGCCAACCATCAACTTTGATCAATTGTTTGC GAGTCTCTATGACAGTTACAGTGAGAGCCAAGAAAACAAAGTGAGGTGCATTATCTGCTATTTCCAAAGGATATGTTTGCAAATGCCGACAGGATCTGTCTCATTTGAGCGCAAGCTTCTCTCTTTAGAACATCATCCTTGGCAATCATTCCTCTCTTATCCGTATGCTGATTTTTGGACCAAATCAACTATCCGCCTCTGCCCTTTTCAG GTCCACAGCTCAGGCTTGATAGAAGATCACGCTATTGAGGCTCTTGAAGTGGATTTTGCTAATAAATATCTTGGTGGTGGTGCTTTACATAGGGGCTGTGTGCAG GAAGAAATTCGTTTCATGATCAATCCTGAATTGATTGCTGGCATGCTTTTCTTGCCTTCCATGGCAGACAATGAAGCTATAGAAATTGTTGGAGCAGAGAGGTTCTCTGACTATACAGG ATATGCCTCTTCATTTCGGTTTTCTGGTGACTATGTGGACAAAAGGAGTGTTGACTTTCTTGGAAGACGAAAAACCAGAATTGTTGCTATAGATGCTTTGTGCAGTCCAAGAATGAAACAGTACAAACCGAAATACCTTCTTCG GGAGACTAATAAGGCATTTTGTGGCTTTTTGGATCAATCAAAATATAGCCAGTACAAGAGACTATTCAAGATGAACTCAGTGCTGGTCAGTTTGATCAAAGATAATAAACATGATGGTGACATATCCGGGGACGAAATTTTG TTGCATGATGATCATTACTTTTCTGTTTTACAGTTAAATGAAGGTTCTTCTCTGCCTATTAAAGCTAAAGGAGAATCCAGGACAGAGGAAGTCAGAAAGTCTGATGAGAAAAGTTGGCACTTAGAGGACTGTGAAAATTATATTGGGATAGCAACGGGAAATTGGGGCTGTGGTGCATTTGGAGGAGATCCTGAAGTGAAGACCATAATTCAGTGGCTTGCTGCTTCTCAG GCTTTAAGACCTTTCATTTCATACTACACTTTTGGTCTGGAGGCACTGCAAAGTCTTGCTCAG GTGACTCAGTGGATTATATTGCAGAAATGGAATGTTGGAGACCTTTGGAACATTTTGATAGAATATTCATGCCAGAAATTGAGGGGAGAAGCAGACGTTGGCTTTTTTGCTTGGCTTCTTCCTTCATTGCCGAAATAA
- the LOC108467330 gene encoding poly(ADP-ribose) glycohydrolase 1-like isoform X1 — translation MEDSAELESILPYLPLVIGSSRRLLWPSKVVEALEAMSRGPDHSRVNCGEVLSIAISDMRASLSLADPLALSAPLGYALFFDELMSGADSRKWFAEDIPKLANLLLRLPSLLEVHYQNSRAYGYGLRILGPQQPGMVLLSQELIGALLACSLFCLFPISNRGLKHLPTINFDQLFASLYDSYSESQENKVRCIICYFQRICLQMPTGSVSFERKLLSLEHHPWQSFLSYPYADFWTKSTIRLCPFQVHSSGLIEDHAIEALEVDFANKYLGGGALHRGCVQEEIRFMINPELIAGMLFLPSMADNEAIEIVGAERFSDYTGYASSFRFSGDYVDKRSVDFLGRRKTRIVAIDALCSPRMKQYKPKYLLRETNKAFCGFLDQSKYSQYKRLFKMNSVLLNEGSSLPIKAKGESRTEEVRKSDEKSWHLEDCENYIGIATGNWGCGAFGGDPEVKTIIQWLAASQALRPFISYYTFGLEALQSLAQVTQWIILQKWNVGDLWNILIEYSCQKLRGEADVGFFAWLLPSLPK, via the exons ATGGAAGACAGCGCAGAGTTGGAGTCGATCCTGCCTTATCTACCGTTAGTAATTGGATCTTCGAGGCGACTGTTATGGCCATCGAAAGTGGTTGAGGCTCTGGAGGCGATGTCCAGAGGTCCTGATCACAGCCGAGTCAACTGTGGCGAAGTCCTCTCCATCGCCATTTCCGACATGAGAGCTTCTCTTTCCCTCGCTGACCCTCTCGCTCTCTCTGCCCCCCTAGGCTATGCCCTCTTCTTTGATGAG CTCATGTCCGGGGCCGACTCCAGAAAATGGTTTGCGGAAGATATTCCAAAATTAGCCAATCTGCTATTGCGGTTGCCTTCCCTTTTAGAGGTTCACTATCAGAACTCGCGGGCTTATGGATACGGTCTCCGCATCTTGGGCCCGCAGCAACCTGGCATGGTGCTTCTCTCCCAG GAGTTGATTGGCGCTCTACTTGCATGCTCTTTATTTTGTTTGTTTCCAATCTCTAATAGAGGTCTTAAACATCTGCCAACCATCAACTTTGATCAATTGTTTGC GAGTCTCTATGACAGTTACAGTGAGAGCCAAGAAAACAAAGTGAGGTGCATTATCTGCTATTTCCAAAGGATATGTTTGCAAATGCCGACAGGATCTGTCTCATTTGAGCGCAAGCTTCTCTCTTTAGAACATCATCCTTGGCAATCATTCCTCTCTTATCCGTATGCTGATTTTTGGACCAAATCAACTATCCGCCTCTGCCCTTTTCAG GTCCACAGCTCAGGCTTGATAGAAGATCACGCTATTGAGGCTCTTGAAGTGGATTTTGCTAATAAATATCTTGGTGGTGGTGCTTTACATAGGGGCTGTGTGCAG GAAGAAATTCGTTTCATGATCAATCCTGAATTGATTGCTGGCATGCTTTTCTTGCCTTCCATGGCAGACAATGAAGCTATAGAAATTGTTGGAGCAGAGAGGTTCTCTGACTATACAGG ATATGCCTCTTCATTTCGGTTTTCTGGTGACTATGTGGACAAAAGGAGTGTTGACTTTCTTGGAAGACGAAAAACCAGAATTGTTGCTATAGATGCTTTGTGCAGTCCAAGAATGAAACAGTACAAACCGAAATACCTTCTTCG GGAGACTAATAAGGCATTTTGTGGCTTTTTGGATCAATCAAAATATAGCCAGTACAAGAGACTATTCAAGATGAACTCAGTGCTG TTAAATGAAGGTTCTTCTCTGCCTATTAAAGCTAAAGGAGAATCCAGGACAGAGGAAGTCAGAAAGTCTGATGAGAAAAGTTGGCACTTAGAGGACTGTGAAAATTATATTGGGATAGCAACGGGAAATTGGGGCTGTGGTGCATTTGGAGGAGATCCTGAAGTGAAGACCATAATTCAGTGGCTTGCTGCTTCTCAG GCTTTAAGACCTTTCATTTCATACTACACTTTTGGTCTGGAGGCACTGCAAAGTCTTGCTCAG GTGACTCAGTGGATTATATTGCAGAAATGGAATGTTGGAGACCTTTGGAACATTTTGATAGAATATTCATGCCAGAAATTGAGGGGAGAAGCAGACGTTGGCTTTTTTGCTTGGCTTCTTCCTTCATTGCCGAAATAA
- the LOC108467330 gene encoding poly(ADP-ribose) glycohydrolase 1-like isoform X2 has product MEDSAELESILPYLPLVIGSSRRLLWPSKVVEALEAMSRGPDHSRVNCGEVLSIAISDMRASLSLADPLALSAPLGYALFFDELMSGADSRKWFAEDIPKLANLLLRLPSLLEVHYQNSRAYGYGLRILGPQQPGMVLLSQELIGALLACSLFCLFPISNRGLKHLPTINFDQLFASLYDSYSESQENKVRCIICYFQRICLQMPTGSVSFERKLLSLEHHPWQSFLSYPYADFWTKSTIRLCPFQVHSSGLIEDHAIEALEVDFANKYLGGGALHRGCVQEEIRFMINPELIAGMLFLPSMADNEAIEIVGAERFSDYTGYASSFRFSGDYVDKRSVDFLGRRKTRIVAIDALCSPRMKQYKPKYLLRETNKAFCGFLDQSKYSQYKRLFKMNSVLVSLIKDNKHDGDISGDEILAGLFYHLTSIVFIP; this is encoded by the exons ATGGAAGACAGCGCAGAGTTGGAGTCGATCCTGCCTTATCTACCGTTAGTAATTGGATCTTCGAGGCGACTGTTATGGCCATCGAAAGTGGTTGAGGCTCTGGAGGCGATGTCCAGAGGTCCTGATCACAGCCGAGTCAACTGTGGCGAAGTCCTCTCCATCGCCATTTCCGACATGAGAGCTTCTCTTTCCCTCGCTGACCCTCTCGCTCTCTCTGCCCCCCTAGGCTATGCCCTCTTCTTTGATGAG CTCATGTCCGGGGCCGACTCCAGAAAATGGTTTGCGGAAGATATTCCAAAATTAGCCAATCTGCTATTGCGGTTGCCTTCCCTTTTAGAGGTTCACTATCAGAACTCGCGGGCTTATGGATACGGTCTCCGCATCTTGGGCCCGCAGCAACCTGGCATGGTGCTTCTCTCCCAG GAGTTGATTGGCGCTCTACTTGCATGCTCTTTATTTTGTTTGTTTCCAATCTCTAATAGAGGTCTTAAACATCTGCCAACCATCAACTTTGATCAATTGTTTGC GAGTCTCTATGACAGTTACAGTGAGAGCCAAGAAAACAAAGTGAGGTGCATTATCTGCTATTTCCAAAGGATATGTTTGCAAATGCCGACAGGATCTGTCTCATTTGAGCGCAAGCTTCTCTCTTTAGAACATCATCCTTGGCAATCATTCCTCTCTTATCCGTATGCTGATTTTTGGACCAAATCAACTATCCGCCTCTGCCCTTTTCAG GTCCACAGCTCAGGCTTGATAGAAGATCACGCTATTGAGGCTCTTGAAGTGGATTTTGCTAATAAATATCTTGGTGGTGGTGCTTTACATAGGGGCTGTGTGCAG GAAGAAATTCGTTTCATGATCAATCCTGAATTGATTGCTGGCATGCTTTTCTTGCCTTCCATGGCAGACAATGAAGCTATAGAAATTGTTGGAGCAGAGAGGTTCTCTGACTATACAGG ATATGCCTCTTCATTTCGGTTTTCTGGTGACTATGTGGACAAAAGGAGTGTTGACTTTCTTGGAAGACGAAAAACCAGAATTGTTGCTATAGATGCTTTGTGCAGTCCAAGAATGAAACAGTACAAACCGAAATACCTTCTTCG GGAGACTAATAAGGCATTTTGTGGCTTTTTGGATCAATCAAAATATAGCCAGTACAAGAGACTATTCAAGATGAACTCAGTGCTGGTCAGTTTGATCAAAGATAATAAACATGATGGTGACATATCCGGGGACGAAATTTTGGCAGGACTGTTTTATCATCTTACCTCTATTGTGTTTATTCCCTAA